From the Desulfovibrio sp. JY genome, one window contains:
- a CDS encoding FeoB-associated Cys-rich membrane protein: MDKLIVFLIIAVAAGYVIRRFFFKKGGGCGCGCSGCDGASGTKGTSSCCQDGQKLQ, translated from the coding sequence ATGGACAAGCTGATTGTTTTTTTGATCATCGCCGTGGCGGCCGGCTATGTGATCCGGCGGTTTTTCTTCAAGAAGGGCGGCGGCTGCGGCTGCGGCTGTTCGGGCTGTGACGGCGCTTCGGGAACGAAGGGGACAAGCTCGTGCTGCCAGGACGGACAAAAGCTGCAATAG
- a CDS encoding universal stress protein, translating to MDKHLLVAVSDEFHTSQSLRFVHNFFTSREELKLTLFYVVPRRPDWRLDPINLEANPEAIIHIEEDKQVHGVPAMENAKEWLHSMGFSKDQVFVKFSHGKLGTVKEIVKESEEGLYDAAVLGRRGLSWFEEMVSDSVSHRILWEELSFPIWICRNPQKDRKNVLVCVDGSEESMRVADHAGFMLKNEPAHDITLLHVCSDDRCIDAEEIFGRALAEIKANDIGDDRITIKVLTSSNPARTILHEADSNKFAAVAIGRTSHKPSTLKHIFATTSLKILRGIEGAALWLCK from the coding sequence ATGGACAAACACCTGCTTGTGGCCGTCAGCGACGAATTCCACACCTCGCAGAGCCTGCGCTTCGTGCACAATTTCTTCACCAGCCGCGAAGAGCTCAAGCTGACGCTGTTTTACGTCGTCCCGCGCCGCCCCGACTGGCGGCTCGACCCCATCAACCTCGAGGCCAATCCCGAGGCCATCATCCATATCGAGGAAGACAAGCAGGTCCACGGCGTGCCGGCCATGGAAAACGCCAAGGAATGGCTCCACTCCATGGGGTTCTCCAAGGACCAGGTGTTCGTCAAGTTTTCCCACGGAAAACTCGGCACGGTCAAAGAGATCGTCAAGGAATCCGAGGAAGGGCTCTACGACGCGGCCGTGCTCGGCCGGCGAGGGCTGTCATGGTTCGAGGAAATGGTCAGCGACAGCGTGTCGCACCGCATCCTCTGGGAAGAACTCAGCTTCCCCATCTGGATCTGCCGCAATCCGCAAAAGGACCGCAAGAACGTGCTGGTGTGCGTGGACGGCTCCGAGGAATCCATGCGCGTGGCGGACCACGCCGGCTTCATGCTCAAAAACGAGCCCGCCCACGACATCACGCTGCTCCACGTTTGCTCCGACGACCGCTGCATCGACGCGGAGGAAATCTTCGGCCGGGCCCTGGCCGAAATCAAAGCCAACGATATCGGCGACGACCGGATCACCATCAAGGTCCTGACCTCGTCCAATCCGGCGCGCACCATCCTGCACGAAGCCGATTCCAATAAATTCGCCGCCGTGGCCATCGGCCGCACCAGCCATAAGCCCTCGACACTCAAACACATCTTCGCCACGACCAGCCTCAAGATCCTGCGCGGCATCGAAGGCGCGGCCTTGTGGTTGTGTAAGTAG
- a CDS encoding DUF116 domain-containing protein, which produces MERNEPSRKRLFIGLLCGTGLAVCLLLAVVWIVPYVGLANIHPLAPWVLGVVFAAAILVVLWATVGLALSVALGRSFLGSDHLRGVMAKVFLPLMTIFARLLHISKSRVRSSFIKVNNELVAAEHKRYDASEILVLLPHCLQSSRCLRRLTYDINNCKRCGQCPVDGLLTLSEAYGVHIAIATGGTIARRIVVQKRPRLILAVACERDLSSGIQDTYPIPVYGVLNERPNGPCLDTQVPLPHLETALRFFLVNGEAKNPVFDRFTGRAPLGAPISAIGGSH; this is translated from the coding sequence GTGGAACGAAACGAACCGTCGAGAAAGCGGCTTTTCATCGGACTGCTTTGCGGCACGGGCCTGGCCGTGTGCCTGCTTTTGGCCGTGGTCTGGATCGTGCCCTACGTGGGGCTGGCCAATATCCATCCCCTGGCCCCGTGGGTGCTCGGCGTGGTGTTCGCCGCCGCCATCCTGGTCGTGCTGTGGGCCACGGTGGGGCTGGCCTTAAGCGTCGCGCTCGGCCGGTCGTTTCTCGGCTCGGACCATCTGCGCGGCGTCATGGCCAAGGTCTTTCTGCCGCTGATGACCATTTTCGCCCGGCTGCTCCACATTTCCAAAAGCCGGGTGCGCAGTTCCTTCATCAAGGTCAACAACGAACTGGTGGCCGCCGAGCACAAGCGCTACGACGCTTCGGAAATCCTCGTGCTGCTGCCCCACTGCCTCCAGTCCAGCCGCTGCCTGCGCCGGCTGACCTACGACATCAACAACTGCAAGCGTTGCGGCCAGTGCCCCGTGGACGGGCTGCTCACCTTGTCCGAGGCCTACGGCGTGCATATCGCCATCGCCACCGGCGGCACCATCGCCCGGCGCATCGTGGTCCAGAAACGGCCGCGCCTGATCCTGGCCGTGGCCTGCGAGCGCGATCTTTCCAGCGGCATCCAGGACACCTATCCCATCCCGGTCTACGGCGTGCTCAACGAGCGCCCCAACGGCCCCTGTCTGGATACCCAGGTGCCCCTGCCGCATCTGGAAACGGCCTTGCGCTTTTTTCTCGTCAACGGCGAGGCGAAAAATCCCGTCTTCGACCGTTTCACCGGACGTGCGCCCCTTGGCGCGCCCATATCCGCCATCGGCGGCTCGCATTGA
- a CDS encoding C45 family peptidase: MLPGRTKAAIARSACALSVLLLVLLGAGAARACTLFGLAGSGVAGGGTLLVKNRDWHPVQAQRLVLVTPGDGYRYLGLFAEGGGASGIKAGVNEAGLTVVSATAGSVPAEARRGGPGMGGLLRRLLTRCDSVAAAVARADLFARGRPCMFLLSDRHEVARVEVAPGGRYAVSRSADGVLWQTNHYLEPTLADANVRIGASSRARAARIAGLLGDLPRPANLAALLALSRDTADGPENGIWRTGGGPRSARTVATFAVAMPPSGPGRLYLRLADPGTPEWTRTITLDAAAFSGSIPAP; the protein is encoded by the coding sequence GTGCTGCCAGGACGGACAAAAGCTGCAATAGCCCGGTCGGCGTGCGCCCTGTCCGTCCTGCTGCTGGTCCTTCTCGGGGCCGGGGCGGCGCGGGCCTGTACCTTGTTCGGGCTGGCCGGGTCCGGCGTGGCCGGCGGCGGCACGCTGTTGGTCAAAAACCGCGACTGGCATCCGGTGCAGGCCCAGCGGCTCGTGCTGGTCACGCCCGGGGACGGGTATCGCTATCTGGGGCTTTTTGCCGAGGGCGGCGGCGCTTCCGGGATCAAGGCCGGGGTCAACGAGGCTGGTCTCACCGTGGTTTCGGCCACGGCGGGCAGCGTCCCCGCCGAGGCCCGTCGGGGCGGGCCCGGCATGGGCGGCCTGTTGCGCCGGCTGCTGACGCGGTGCGACAGCGTCGCGGCGGCCGTGGCCCGGGCCGATCTTTTCGCCCGTGGCAGGCCGTGCATGTTTCTTTTGTCCGACCGGCATGAGGTGGCCCGGGTGGAAGTGGCTCCGGGCGGGCGTTACGCCGTTTCGCGCAGCGCCGATGGTGTGCTGTGGCAGACCAACCACTACCTGGAGCCGACCCTTGCCGACGCCAATGTCCGCATCGGCGCGTCGAGCCGGGCCCGGGCGGCGCGCATCGCCGGGCTTCTGGGCGATCTGCCCCGTCCGGCGAACCTCGCCGCCCTGCTCGCCCTGTCCCGCGACACGGCCGACGGGCCGGAGAACGGCATCTGGCGCACGGGCGGGGGGCCAAGGAGCGCGCGCACCGTGGCCACCTTTGCCGTGGCCATGCCGCCGTCCGGTCCGGGCAGGCTGTATCTGCGCCTGGCCGATCCCGGCACGCCCGAATGGACGCGGACCATCACCCTGGACGCGGCGGCTTTTTCGGGGAGCATCCCCGCGCCCTAG
- a CDS encoding thioredoxin fold domain-containing protein, producing the protein MPDAIHAVCPKCLAVNRVLTGRLDSGPVCGKCRAPILEPHPVTLTGGNFDTFLSKSDLPVLVDFWAPWCGPCRAMAPAFDQAAAMLHPRVILAKCDTQEELAIADRLHIQGVPTMALFIGGQEKARTSGARSAADIVAWVRQNL; encoded by the coding sequence ATGCCCGATGCCATCCACGCCGTGTGTCCCAAGTGCCTCGCCGTCAACCGCGTCCTGACCGGCCGTTTGGACAGCGGGCCCGTGTGCGGCAAATGCCGCGCCCCCATCCTCGAACCACACCCCGTCACCCTGACCGGCGGCAATTTCGATACGTTCCTTTCCAAAAGCGACCTGCCCGTGCTGGTCGACTTCTGGGCGCCCTGGTGCGGCCCCTGCCGGGCCATGGCCCCGGCCTTCGACCAGGCGGCGGCCATGCTCCATCCCCGGGTGATCCTGGCCAAATGCGACACCCAGGAGGAACTGGCCATCGCCGACCGCCTGCACATCCAGGGCGTGCCCACCATGGCCCTGTTCATCGGCGGCCAGGAAAAAGCCCGTACCTCGGGCGCACGCAGCGCGGCCGACATCGTGGCCTGGGTACGGCAGAATTTGTAA
- a CDS encoding methyltransferase domain-containing protein, with product MWDNETARRYDAWFTTPTGEFALKREMRLLERMTAGWPRRGQRLLEVGCGTGIFLDVLHSAGFDVTGLDAAPAMLEAARRRLGAKADLHLGDAGHLPFDDKEFDFCVLLTVLEFCPDPGAVLAEAGRVAKKAILVGYLNRCSLYGLSMRFFGGHHRGPLHEARWLSPCAMGRLIRASLGRRCLRTASVLPGPKCTWRGKAPWRQLNTPLLPLPVGAFCACEISLANTPAMTPLPAFKAKTCMG from the coding sequence ATGTGGGACAACGAGACCGCTAGGCGTTACGATGCCTGGTTCACCACCCCGACGGGGGAGTTTGCCCTCAAGCGGGAAATGCGGCTGCTCGAGCGTATGACGGCCGGCTGGCCCCGTCGCGGCCAGCGCCTGCTCGAGGTGGGCTGCGGCACGGGTATTTTTCTCGACGTCCTGCACAGCGCCGGCTTCGACGTGACCGGCCTCGACGCGGCCCCGGCCATGCTGGAAGCGGCCCGGAGGCGCCTGGGCGCCAAGGCGGACCTGCATCTCGGCGACGCCGGGCACCTGCCTTTTGACGACAAGGAGTTCGATTTCTGCGTGCTGCTCACCGTGCTGGAATTCTGCCCCGATCCGGGCGCGGTCCTGGCCGAGGCCGGCCGGGTGGCCAAAAAGGCCATCCTGGTCGGCTACCTCAATAGGTGTTCCCTGTACGGCCTGTCCATGCGGTTTTTCGGCGGGCATCACCGGGGGCCGCTGCACGAAGCCCGCTGGCTTTCGCCCTGCGCCATGGGGCGGCTCATTCGGGCGAGCCTTGGCCGACGCTGCCTGCGCACGGCCTCGGTCCTGCCCGGCCCGAAGTGCACCTGGCGCGGGAAAGCGCCCTGGCGACAGCTCAACACCCCGCTTCTGCCCTTGCCTGTCGGCGCGTTTTGCGCCTGCGAGATCAGCCTCGCCAACACCCCCGCCATGACCCCGCTCCCGGCGTTCAAGGCGAAGACGTGCATGGGGTAG
- a CDS encoding AsnC family transcriptional regulator, protein MDATDKRILDIIQTGFPIASRPYAAIGEAVGLTEAETLARVRALKGKGIIRRIGANFQSAKIGFCSTLCAASAPPEKLDAFIKAVNAHPGVTHNYLRQHALNVWFTMIGPSREDIAEALAAITAETGISILNLPADRLFKIRVDFAMSDEARPKTPA, encoded by the coding sequence ATGGACGCCACGGACAAACGCATTCTCGACATCATCCAGACCGGCTTCCCCATCGCCTCCCGGCCCTATGCCGCCATCGGCGAGGCGGTCGGGCTGACCGAAGCCGAAACCCTGGCCCGGGTGCGGGCGCTTAAGGGCAAAGGCATCATCCGCCGCATCGGGGCCAACTTCCAGTCGGCCAAGATCGGCTTTTGCTCGACACTCTGCGCCGCATCGGCCCCGCCGGAAAAGCTCGACGCCTTCATCAAAGCCGTCAACGCCCATCCCGGCGTCACCCACAACTACCTGCGCCAGCACGCCCTCAACGTCTGGTTCACCATGATCGGCCCCTCGCGAGAGGACATCGCCGAAGCCCTGGCCGCCATCACCGCCGAAACGGGCATCTCCATCCTCAACCTGCCGGCCGACCGGCTCTTCAAAATCCGGGTGGATTTCGCCATGAGCGACGAAGCCAGGCCCAAAACCCCGGCCTGA
- a CDS encoding RNA methyltransferase RsmF, with protein sequence MSRVATTAPPPARKLALAVLARVLPQATRRKGPGVGQDVQAALDVALLNAHGLDPRDRGLATELVYGYLRLRGRLAFICSRFLKQPDAVPAPVRRILELAAYEILFCSKVPAYASVDWAVSAVRVQAGKGLSGMANAVLRRIAADPAVFDDADFYCRDRCPEAQYLSRFYSCPEWIVDMWLRDFGPEDTRAYLTAQLTSAPLGLRVNRSRDGARELFDALAAAPGVLAADFPTLAFPAGTDLPEAAGIDLPAALAAGLLSRQSAAAQRVLYDLRLDDWPEPIFDACAGRGGKTLLLAEAGKNVIAGDMHAGRLSGLGREAARLGLAPVGVLRGSATRLPLAPGRIGTILLDAPCSGLGVLARRPDSKWRRRPEDVAGLTRLQRAMLEAAYAALAPGGRIVYVTCTAHPAENEGNIDRLGARHRDLTLETEIPATPSPTLGETFYGVVLRKG encoded by the coding sequence TTGAGCCGGGTCGCCACCACCGCCCCGCCACCGGCCCGCAAGCTGGCCCTGGCCGTTTTGGCCAGGGTGCTGCCCCAGGCAACCCGGCGCAAGGGGCCCGGCGTGGGCCAGGACGTCCAGGCCGCCCTGGATGTCGCCCTGCTCAACGCCCACGGGCTCGATCCCCGGGACCGGGGCCTGGCCACCGAACTCGTCTACGGCTATCTGCGCCTGCGCGGCCGGCTGGCGTTCATCTGCTCGCGGTTCCTCAAGCAGCCCGACGCCGTGCCCGCCCCCGTGCGCCGCATTCTCGAACTGGCCGCCTACGAAATCCTTTTCTGCTCCAAGGTCCCGGCCTACGCCTCGGTGGACTGGGCGGTCTCGGCCGTGCGGGTCCAGGCGGGCAAGGGGCTCTCCGGCATGGCCAACGCGGTGCTGCGGCGCATCGCCGCCGATCCCGCCGTCTTTGACGACGCGGATTTCTACTGCCGGGACCGCTGTCCGGAAGCGCAATACCTAAGCCGCTTCTATTCCTGCCCGGAATGGATCGTGGACATGTGGCTGCGCGACTTCGGTCCGGAGGACACACGGGCCTATCTGACCGCCCAGCTTACGTCCGCGCCGCTTGGGCTTCGGGTCAACCGGTCGCGCGACGGGGCGCGGGAACTCTTCGACGCCCTGGCCGCCGCGCCCGGGGTGCTGGCCGCCGATTTCCCCACCCTGGCCTTTCCGGCCGGGACCGATCTGCCCGAGGCGGCGGGAATCGATTTGCCGGCCGCCCTGGCCGCAGGCTTGCTGTCGCGGCAATCGGCCGCGGCCCAGCGCGTCCTCTACGATTTGCGCCTTGACGACTGGCCCGAGCCGATCTTCGACGCCTGTGCCGGCCGGGGCGGCAAGACGCTGCTTTTGGCCGAGGCGGGCAAGAACGTCATTGCCGGGGACATGCACGCCGGCCGGTTGTCCGGCCTCGGCCGGGAAGCGGCGCGGCTGGGCCTTGCGCCGGTGGGCGTGCTGCGGGGCTCGGCCACGCGGCTGCCCCTTGCGCCGGGCCGCATCGGCACCATCCTGCTCGACGCGCCGTGTTCGGGACTGGGGGTGCTGGCCAGACGCCCGGACTCCAAATGGCGTCGCCGGCCCGAGGACGTGGCCGGGCTCACGCGGCTGCAACGGGCCATGCTGGAAGCGGCCTACGCCGCCCTGGCCCCGGGCGGACGCATCGTCTACGTCACCTGCACCGCCCACCCGGCCGAAAACGAAGGCAATATCGACCGCCTCGGCGCACGCCACCGCGACCTGACCCTCGAAACAGAAATCCCCGCCACCCCCTCGCCCACCCTCGGCGAGACCTTTTACGGAGTCGTGTTGAGGAAAGGGTGA
- a CDS encoding GGDEF domain-containing response regulator: MAEKTGAEHGRGGAVLLAEGDAAARDVLASLLASRFEAVHTAENLEQALDVHAGNPLDMALVAARLPGGASSLAMALRRDDARLPFFLTGAPEDILAVLTTVSLPGVRLAIRPFDPLSLGAALDEVLEELAAKRLAEEAWDLTRHLLDDAPQPMAILGAAKLVFCNRALLRFMGLQSFHEFSARGLSLERFLADAPPEGGLAAWMRRLEEDPLDREHRLRLAHPDRPGQPAHVFQAAVTPLPGHDRRLLTLTDVTELELERRELLDLANLDPLTRAINRRKLAEVLADETARADRYGAPLSLVLLDIDHFKAINDTHGHEAGDTVLVELAGRLRATLRQVDRLARFGGEEFVVVAPGVGLDATAELAERLRQAVADKDFATAGRVTASFGVAERAPGEDPERALGRADKALYRAKNSGRNRVERDATPQTQK, from the coding sequence ATGGCGGAAAAAACGGGCGCGGAGCACGGCCGGGGCGGCGCGGTGCTGCTGGCCGAGGGAGACGCGGCGGCGCGGGACGTGCTGGCGAGCCTGCTCGCCTCCCGCTTCGAGGCCGTGCATACGGCGGAAAACCTTGAACAAGCCCTGGACGTGCACGCCGGCAACCCCCTGGACATGGCCCTTGTTGCCGCACGGCTGCCCGGAGGGGCGTCTTCCCTGGCCATGGCCCTGCGCCGGGACGATGCGAGGCTGCCTTTTTTCCTCACCGGCGCGCCCGAGGACATCCTGGCCGTTTTGACCACCGTATCCCTGCCGGGAGTGCGTCTGGCGATTCGGCCCTTCGATCCCCTGTCCCTGGGCGCGGCCCTCGACGAAGTCCTGGAGGAGCTCGCCGCCAAACGCCTGGCCGAGGAAGCCTGGGACCTGACCCGCCACCTGCTCGACGACGCGCCCCAGCCCATGGCCATACTCGGCGCGGCCAAGCTCGTCTTTTGCAACCGGGCCCTGCTGCGCTTCATGGGGTTGCAGTCCTTTCACGAATTTTCCGCCCGGGGCCTTTCCCTGGAGCGTTTCCTGGCCGACGCCCCGCCGGAAGGGGGCCTTGCCGCCTGGATGCGCCGGCTGGAGGAGGACCCCCTCGACCGGGAACACCGGCTGCGCCTTGCCCATCCCGACCGGCCCGGTCAGCCGGCCCATGTCTTCCAGGCCGCCGTGACGCCGCTGCCGGGCCATGATCGCCGGCTTTTGACGCTGACCGACGTGACGGAATTGGAATTGGAGCGGCGGGAGCTCCTGGACCTGGCCAACCTCGATCCCCTGACCAGGGCGATCAACCGCCGCAAACTGGCCGAGGTGCTCGCCGACGAAACGGCCCGGGCCGACCGCTACGGCGCGCCCCTGTCCCTGGTGCTGCTGGACATCGACCACTTCAAGGCCATAAACGACACCCATGGCCACGAAGCGGGCGACACGGTGCTCGTGGAACTGGCCGGCCGGTTGCGGGCCACGTTGCGCCAGGTGGACCGGCTGGCGCGCTTCGGCGGCGAGGAGTTCGTTGTCGTGGCCCCGGGAGTGGGGCTCGACGCGACGGCGGAGCTGGCCGAACGGCTGCGCCAGGCCGTCGCGGACAAGGATTTCGCCACCGCCGGCCGGGTCACGGCCAGTTTCGGCGTGGCCGAACGCGCCCCCGGCGAGGACCCCGAACGCGCCCTGGGCCGGGCCGACAAGGCGCTGTACCGGGCCAAAAACTCCGGACGCAACAGGGTGGAGCGCGACGCGACGCCCCAAACACAGAAGTAA
- a CDS encoding nitroreductase family protein yields MTHLEIDRERCARDGLCALECPLSLIDIDEAGYPVATAHLEASCIGCGHCAAVCAKGCLRIDGISPDDLPAAPRTPDVLPEALCAWMTGRRSVRNFSDRRVPRGLIETCLETARYAPSALNFQPVEWLVMTDPAAIRTLAGLCADFFRAAGSSPRFIEPFDAGRETILRDAPCLVVVHADAAAPIPPATDCVIALTHFELAAHALGLGTCWAGLVRRAVASHAPAREFLDLPQGHEMYGGLMVGFPRFAIKRLPPRKPLSIIWR; encoded by the coding sequence ATGACACATTTGGAAATCGACAGGGAGCGGTGCGCACGGGATGGGCTATGCGCCCTGGAGTGTCCGCTGTCGCTCATTGACATCGACGAGGCGGGCTATCCCGTGGCCACGGCGCACCTGGAAGCGTCCTGCATCGGCTGCGGGCATTGCGCGGCCGTGTGCGCCAAGGGCTGTCTGCGCATCGACGGGATCAGCCCGGACGACCTGCCCGCCGCGCCCAGGACGCCGGACGTGTTGCCGGAAGCGCTTTGCGCCTGGATGACCGGGCGGCGCTCGGTGCGCAACTTCAGCGATCGGCGCGTGCCGCGCGGACTGATCGAAACGTGTCTGGAAACGGCGCGCTACGCGCCTTCGGCCCTCAATTTCCAGCCGGTCGAGTGGCTCGTCATGACTGATCCGGCCGCCATCCGCACCCTGGCCGGGCTGTGCGCCGACTTTTTCCGCGCCGCGGGAAGCAGTCCGCGCTTCATCGAACCCTTCGACGCCGGCCGGGAAACCATCCTGCGGGACGCCCCCTGCCTGGTGGTGGTCCACGCCGACGCGGCCGCGCCCATTCCGCCGGCCACGGACTGCGTCATCGCCCTGACCCATTTCGAGTTGGCCGCCCATGCCCTGGGACTCGGCACCTGCTGGGCCGGACTCGTACGCCGGGCCGTGGCCTCCCACGCGCCGGCCCGGGAGTTCCTCGACCTGCCGCAGGGCCACGAGATGTACGGCGGCCTCATGGTCGGCTTTCCGCGCTTTGCGATCAAACGCCTACCGCCGCGAAAGCCCCTGTCCATCATCTGGCGCTAG
- a CDS encoding IS110 family transposase, which produces MAGQALSQLQAFVEASQGRSFFVGLDVHKNSYFVALRRFDGVVHTLVMSASPQALIDKLAAVGVTVAMAASESGPTGFTLSRALTKAGIPNLVAAPSRIPRPVVWGAKTDRLDCVKLADYAAKGMLRPIAVPTEEQEAQRSLERRRHDLADDLRRVKLRIHSHLLFLGLTEPPNLKYWSKVAVASLLKLPMHQAARYTLESFVREMHAITSELSLVEQQLETICRQGEHDKVIKCLRTVPGVGPLIAATFRLELFQPERFSRAEEVTSYLGLAPMVRQSGESKGRARLRPVGQTKLRSLLVEAAWKWRAHDPKAQAWYHKLLGKSGLAQKAITALARKLAIILWRLSLEKRAYRFEAVMA; this is translated from the coding sequence ATGGCAGGACAAGCGTTATCCCAACTTCAAGCGTTTGTGGAGGCTTCACAAGGTCGATCTTTTTTTGTCGGATTGGATGTCCATAAAAATAGTTATTTTGTTGCGTTACGTCGGTTTGATGGAGTCGTCCACACCTTGGTGATGTCGGCGAGCCCGCAGGCTCTGATCGACAAATTGGCCGCGGTGGGCGTCACCGTGGCCATGGCGGCCAGTGAATCCGGGCCGACCGGATTCACCCTGTCCAGAGCGCTCACAAAGGCAGGGATTCCCAATCTCGTGGCGGCTCCCAGTCGGATTCCCCGCCCCGTGGTCTGGGGCGCAAAAACAGACCGGCTCGATTGCGTCAAACTGGCCGATTACGCCGCCAAGGGGATGCTGCGTCCCATCGCCGTGCCGACCGAGGAGCAAGAAGCCCAGAGGAGCCTGGAGCGCCGACGACACGATCTGGCCGACGACCTGCGTCGTGTGAAACTGCGCATCCATTCCCATCTGCTTTTTTTGGGCCTTACCGAACCACCCAATCTGAAATACTGGAGCAAGGTCGCTGTAGCATCCCTGCTTAAACTGCCCATGCATCAGGCTGCCCGGTATACGCTGGAAAGTTTTGTGCGGGAGATGCATGCCATCACCAGCGAATTGTCCCTCGTTGAACAGCAACTTGAGACAATTTGCCGCCAGGGAGAGCATGACAAAGTCATCAAGTGCCTGCGCACCGTGCCCGGTGTGGGGCCGCTCATCGCCGCGACCTTCCGTCTGGAGTTGTTTCAGCCGGAACGTTTCAGCCGGGCCGAAGAGGTGACAAGCTATCTGGGACTTGCCCCCATGGTGCGCCAGAGCGGCGAGAGCAAGGGCCGGGCCAGGTTACGGCCCGTGGGGCAGACCAAACTGCGAAGTCTTTTAGTGGAGGCGGCCTGGAAATGGCGCGCACACGATCCGAAGGCTCAGGCCTGGTATCACAAGTTGCTGGGGAAAAGCGGCCTGGCCCAAAAGGCCATCACAGCCTTAGCTCGAAAACTGGCCATCATTTTGTGGCGGCTGAGCCTGGAGAAACGAGCGTACCGATTTGAGGCGGTTATGGCGTGA